The following is a genomic window from Ethanoligenens harbinense YUAN-3.
ATGCAGCCGGTGATGGTTCTCGCCCAGCACATCGCCGTAGACCTTGGAAAGCACCGGGTTTTCCTGTGAACGGCGGATCTGTGTCTCGCTGTCCGCCTGATACAGCCCTTTGGCGCGCGCGGCACGCGTCTCCGCCGCCTGCGGGCCCGGCTGCCCGCCGCCGCCGATGCAGCCGCCCGGGCAGGCCATCACTTCCACGAAATCATACTGCCGCCTGCCCGCCTGCATATCTTGAATGAGCTGTTCGGCATTACGCAGGCCGTGCACCACCGCCACGCGCAGTTCCCGGCCGTCCACCGCGGCGGACGCTTCTTTTACGCCTTCCATGCCGCGCACACCGGTGAACGCCACCTGTTGAAGCGTGTCGTGGCCGCTGTCGGCGGCCAAATTGCGCAGCACCGCTTCGGTGACGCCGCCCGTCACGCCGAAAATCACCCCGGCGCCGCTGGTCAGGCCAAACGGCATATCCGGACCTTCGGATTCCAGCGCGGCAAAGTCGATGCCGCCCTCACGGATCATCTGCGCGATCTCCTGCGTGGTGAGCACGACGTCGATATCCTTGCCGATCTCCGTGACCATTTCATCCCAGCCGGCCTCAAGCTTTTTGCCCGTGCAGGGCATGACCGCCACGCTGAAGGTCTTTTTGCCTTCCGCCGTGTCTTTGCCGCTGAAATAATCACGCAGCACAGCGCCGAACATGCCCATAGGCGAGCGGCAGGTCGAGATATTCTCCGCAAGCTCCGGGTGCCGGTTGCGCGCGTAAGTGACCCAGCCGGGGCAGCAGGAGGTGAACATCGGGAACCTGCCGCCGTTCTGCAGGCGGTCGAGCAGCTCATTGCCTTCCTCCGTCACGGTCAGGTCGGCGCCGAGGCCGGTGTCATACACTTCATCGAAACCGAGCATGCGCATGGCGGCGACCAGCTTGCCTAATGTGACTTCGCCGGGTTCCATGCCGAATTCCTCGCCGATGGCCACCCGCACGGCGGGGGCGATCTGCGCCACCACGCGGGTCTGCGGATCTTGCAGCGCCTTCCACGCGCGGGCGGTGTCGTCCCGCACGGTGATGGCGCCGGTGGGGCACACGCCGGCGCACTGGCCGCAGCCCACGCAACCCACATCGCCAAGGCTGCGGTGAAACGCGGTGGTCACTTCCATATCCGAGCCGCGATAGGCGAACGCCAGCGCGCCCACGCCCTGCACCTCGGCGCACATACGCACGCAATCGCCGCAGAGGATGCACTTCTGCGGGTCGCGCAGGATGGCCGGGCTGCTGGTATCGAGCGGGAGGTCGCGCACCTCCTGCCGGAAGCGCACCTTGCGCACACCGAAGCGCAGCGCCAGCTCCTGCAGCTTGCAGGAACCGTTCTTTTCGCAGGTGGTGCAGTCGCGGTTATGATTGGAGAGCAGCAGCTCCAGAATCATCCGGCGGTATTTGCGCAAACGCTCGGTGTTGGTGCGGATCTCCATACCGGGTTTGGGCGGCGTGGAACAGGCGGCCATGGTGCGGCCGCGGCTGTCTTCCACCGTGCACATGCGGCACGCGCCGTACACGCTCATGCAGGAATAATAGCAGAAGGTCGGCAGGTCGATCCCGGCCTTGCGCACCACTTCCAACAGGTTCTTCTCGCCGTCCAGTTCCACCCGGCGGCCGTCGATTACAATACTGTCCTTCATGCTTTACGCCTCCTTGATCGCGTGGAACGGGCAGTTTGCAATGCACGCGCCGCACTTGATGCATTTCTGGGTGTCGATGGTAAACGGATGCCTGATCTCGCCGGAGATCGCACCCACGGGGCAGATACGGGAGCATTTGCTGCACCCTTTGCAGGCCTCGGGGTCGATGGCGTAAATGCTCATGGCCTTGCAGGTGTGGGTGGGGCATTTTTTGTCGCGCACATGGGCAATGTATTCGTCGCGGAAATATTTCAGGGTGCTCACCACCGGGTTGGCGGCGGATTTGCCGAGGCCGCACAGCGCGGTGTTGCTGATGGTATCGGCCAGCTCCTCCAGCATGTCGAGATCCTCCATCTCGCCCTTGCCCTCGACGATGCGGGTGAGGATCTCCAGCATGCGGCGGGTGCCTTCCCGACAGGGCACGCATTTGCCGCAGCTCTCGTTCTGCGTGAAGTTCATGAAGAAGCGCGCCACTTCCACCATGCAGGTGTCCTCATCCATGACCACCAGACCGCCGGAACCGATCATCGCACCCACTTTCTTGAGCGAGTCGAAATCGAGCGGCAGGTCGAGGTGCTCGCTGGTGAGGCAGCCGCCGGACGGGCCGCCGATCTGCACGGCCTTGAACGCCTTGCCGCCGCGGATGCCGCCGCCGATATCGAAAATGACCTCGCGCAGCGTGGTACCCATCGGCACCTCGATGAGGCCGGTATTGTTGACGTTGCCGGAGATGGCGAACACCTTGGTGCCCGGGCTGTTTTCCGGCCCGATGCCGCGGAACCAGTCGCCGCCGTTCTGCACGATGCGCGGCACGTTGGCGAAAGTCTCCACATTATTGAGCACGGTGGGGCGGTTCCACAGGCCATGCTCGGTGGTACGGGGCGGCTTGACGCGCGGCATGCCGCGCTTGCCCTCAATGGACGCGGTGAGCGCGCTGCCCTCGCCGCAGACGAACGCGCCCGCGCCTCGGTTGACCCGAATGTCGAACGAGAAGCCGGATCCGAGGATGTTTTCACCCAGCAGGCCGACGCCGCGCGCGGCTTCAATGGCCTTGTTCAGCCGCTCCACCGCCACGGGGTATTCGGCGCGCACATAGATGTAGCCCTGTGTGGCTTTGGTGGCAAAACCCGCGATGAGCATGCCTTCGAGCACGCTGTGGGGGTCGCCCTCCATCACGCTGCGATCCATGAACGCGCCGGGGTCGCCCTCGTCGCCGTTGCAGACCACATATTTGATCTCGTCCGGGCGGGAGAGCACCTGCTCCCACTTGCTGCCGGCCGGATATCCGCCGCCGCCGCGCCCGCGCAGGTTGGAGAGCTTGATGAGCCTGCAGACATCCGCAGGCTCCATGGTGAACAGCGCCTTGCGGAACGCCTGGTAGCCGCCCATGGCAATGTATTCGTCGATGGATTCGGCGTCGATGTCGCCGCAGTGGTGCAGCACCAGGCGGGTCTGCCGGCTGTAGAACGGGATGTCCTCCTGCTTGGCGAACGTCTGCTCGCCCTCTTTGTAGAGCAGACGCTCCACGGGCTTGCCGCCGAACAGGGTCGTCTCCGCGATCTCCTCGGCGTCTTCCGGCTTCACGCGCAGATAGAGGTAACCCGCCGGCTCGATGCGCACGATGGGGCCCATCTCGCAGAAGCCGTGGCAGCCGCTCTTGTGGACGCCGATGCCGTGCTCCGGTTCTTTTTCCAGCCGCACGTCCACCAGCAGGCCCTTTTCGGCCACGATGGCGCGTAGACGCTCATAGAACTCGAGCGAACCCCCCGCCAGGCAGCCCGTGCCCGCGCAGACGGATACGCGCAGCTGCTGTTTATCCATCCGCTCGCCCGCCACATGGGAGAACCGGTCGAGTTGTTCCGCTGTTTCCAGTTTCATGCCTTTGCCTCCTCACGCAAGCCGTCCACCACCGCGAGCGCCGTTTCCGGCGTCATCTTCGGGTGCACATGGTCGTTCACGGTCATCACCGGAGCCAGGCCGCACGCGCCCAGGCAGGACACGGTCTCCACGGTGAAAAGCTGGTCGTCTGTCGTCGGTTTCGCCTCGCTCACGCCCAGCTTGTCGCGCAGGGCGTTGAGGATGGGGATGGATTTGCGCACATGGCAGGCCGTGCCGTCGCAAACCTTGATGACGTATTTGCCTTTGGCCGTGAGCGAAAAATTCTTGTAAAACGTGGCGACACTGAAAATCTCGCTTTCCGAAACGCCGGTGCGTTCGGACACGCGCGCCAGCGCATCTCCGGGCAGATAGTGGCACTCTTCCTGAATCTCTTCCAATATGGCGATCAGTGCCGACGGCGAAGCATCATGGCGGTCCACGATGGCGTCCACCGCCGCGATGGTCTGTTCTTTTGTCATTGAACTATTCCTCCGTTCCGCTTTGCAACAGCGAGACTCTTAGATTCACAATATACAAAAAAAGTTTAGCTTTTTTCTATTTTTTCTACAAGAATTGTGTAAACCCCGTCCCTGGCATTTTTTGATCTTCTCATTGTAAATATGGTATTCATAAATAGACATCTACATGCAGCAGGCCCCTTCCGCCGCAATGCGGTGGAAGGGGCCTGCTAGCGCCGGCTGCCGCTCAATACAGCGCCGGCTTGCAGATATATTCATGGATCTTGACGTTTAAAATCTCGCTGGCGTGGGCAGGCGTGAGGATGAGCGCCGTGTCTGCGCCGCGCGCGGTGCCGCCAACGGCCACCACCGGCTCGCCATAGGGCAGCAGGCCGGCGTCCAGCGCCATCACGGCCACCTCCACGCAGACTTTCGTGCCCGCGCCGAACATCCGCAGCGTGTCGGCGATGACTTCCACCGGATGGATGCCGCCGTATTTTTTGCTCAGGCCGCGCTCCGCGCCGCTGAGCACATGAGAGGTGGTGAGCACACGCACGCCGGCGCGCTCCAGCGCCTCCCGCTCGGTCTGCGGCAGTTCCATCTCGCCCGGCTTGGGGTAACCAAATGCGTGGGTGACACAAACCACGCCGACGCCCTCGTGCGCGGGCAATGCACGCACCGTTTCGCCCCTGCTGGAAGCGACGACGATATGGCCGATGCCGTGCGCGCGGGCCGCTTCCACGGCCGCTTTGGCCACCTCCACGGTGTTTTCGCGCCCGGGCTGTGCGAAAATCATGGAAATCATCCTTTCTCTACACATCCCATATTTACAACGTACTTTATTTTATTATACCACACGCGC
Proteins encoded in this region:
- a CDS encoding [FeFe] hydrogenase, group A, which encodes MKDSIVIDGRRVELDGEKNLLEVVRKAGIDLPTFCYYSCMSVYGACRMCTVEDSRGRTMAACSTPPKPGMEIRTNTERLRKYRRMILELLLSNHNRDCTTCEKNGSCKLQELALRFGVRKVRFRQEVRDLPLDTSSPAILRDPQKCILCGDCVRMCAEVQGVGALAFAYRGSDMEVTTAFHRSLGDVGCVGCGQCAGVCPTGAITVRDDTARAWKALQDPQTRVVAQIAPAVRVAIGEEFGMEPGEVTLGKLVAAMRMLGFDEVYDTGLGADLTVTEEGNELLDRLQNGGRFPMFTSCCPGWVTYARNRHPELAENISTCRSPMGMFGAVLRDYFSGKDTAEGKKTFSVAVMPCTGKKLEAGWDEMVTEIGKDIDVVLTTQEIAQMIREGGIDFAALESEGPDMPFGLTSGAGVIFGVTGGVTEAVLRNLAADSGHDTLQQVAFTGVRGMEGVKEASAAVDGRELRVAVVHGLRNAEQLIQDMQAGRRQYDFVEVMACPGGCIGGGGQPGPQAAETRAARAKGLYQADSETQIRRSQENPVLSKVYGDVLGENHHRLHRGRH
- a CDS encoding NADH-quinone oxidoreductase subunit NuoF; protein product: MKLETAEQLDRFSHVAGERMDKQQLRVSVCAGTGCLAGGSLEFYERLRAIVAEKGLLVDVRLEKEPEHGIGVHKSGCHGFCEMGPIVRIEPAGYLYLRVKPEDAEEIAETTLFGGKPVERLLYKEGEQTFAKQEDIPFYSRQTRLVLHHCGDIDAESIDEYIAMGGYQAFRKALFTMEPADVCRLIKLSNLRGRGGGGYPAGSKWEQVLSRPDEIKYVVCNGDEGDPGAFMDRSVMEGDPHSVLEGMLIAGFATKATQGYIYVRAEYPVAVERLNKAIEAARGVGLLGENILGSGFSFDIRVNRGAGAFVCGEGSALTASIEGKRGMPRVKPPRTTEHGLWNRPTVLNNVETFANVPRIVQNGGDWFRGIGPENSPGTKVFAISGNVNNTGLIEVPMGTTLREVIFDIGGGIRGGKAFKAVQIGGPSGGCLTSEHLDLPLDFDSLKKVGAMIGSGGLVVMDEDTCMVEVARFFMNFTQNESCGKCVPCREGTRRMLEILTRIVEGKGEMEDLDMLEELADTISNTALCGLGKSAANPVVSTLKYFRDEYIAHVRDKKCPTHTCKAMSIYAIDPEACKGCSKCSRICPVGAISGEIRHPFTIDTQKCIKCGACIANCPFHAIKEA
- a CDS encoding complex I 24 kDa subunit family protein; this translates as MTKEQTIAAVDAIVDRHDASPSALIAILEEIQEECHYLPGDALARVSERTGVSESEIFSVATFYKNFSLTAKGKYVIKVCDGTACHVRKSIPILNALRDKLGVSEAKPTTDDQLFTVETVSCLGACGLAPVMTVNDHVHPKMTPETALAVVDGLREEAKA
- a CDS encoding pyruvate kinase alpha/beta domain-containing protein, encoding MIFAQPGRENTVEVAKAAVEAARAHGIGHIVVASSRGETVRALPAHEGVGVVCVTHAFGYPKPGEMELPQTEREALERAGVRVLTTSHVLSGAERGLSKKYGGIHPVEVIADTLRMFGAGTKVCVEVAVMALDAGLLPYGEPVVAVGGTARGADTALILTPAHASEILNVKIHEYICKPALY